One Brassica oleracea var. oleracea cultivar TO1000 chromosome C7, BOL, whole genome shotgun sequence genomic window carries:
- the LOC106304670 gene encoding LOW QUALITY PROTEIN: triadin (The sequence of the model RefSeq protein was modified relative to this genomic sequence to represent the inferred CDS: inserted 4 bases in 2 codons; deleted 2 bases in 2 codons; substituted 1 base at 1 genomic stop codon), producing the protein MVSDDAKALKREEAEEDNKSXFVRKKPTNANNAGSAWRKLKKEVKDDDDDHDKPIKVSPKGSXKKKEIDEDDDEKPLSKRNSSVGVSKERELKKQRRNVKKKEKXKKVFDLPSQKRDQPDERDPLRIFYETLHKQLPTSEMAKIWLMESGLLPAAEAKKVLERKLQKTGKFSSPAKSAASTPRTRSKSVIVNKEIRKPSSEAVSGKKKGSDSKPTTKKRKKDSEDHDSRDDFFEPISWN; encoded by the exons ATGGTCTCTGATGATGCGAAAGCTCTGAAGAGAGAGGAGGCTGAGGAAGACAATAAGAG CTTTGTTAGGAAGAAGCCCACGAACGCCAACAATGCTGGTTCAGCTTGGAGGAAATTGAAGAAGGAAGTGAAGGACGATGATGATGATCATGATAAACCGATCAAGGTCTCGCCCAAAGGCAG AAAGAAGAAGGAGATTGATGAAGACGACGATGAGAAGCCTCTTTCCAAGAGGAAT TCCTCTGTTGGCGTCTCAAAG GAGAGAGAGTTGAAGAAGCAGAGAAGAAATGTAAAGAAGAAGGAGAAGTAAAAGAAAGTCTTTGATTTGCCTAGTCAGAAGAGAGACCAACCTGATGAG AGAGATCCACTTAGGATTTTCTACGAGACTCTTCACAAGCAACTTCCTACTAGTGAAATGGCTAAGATTTG GTTAATGGAGTCAGGCTTGCTTCCAGCTGCAGAGGCAAAGAAAGTTCTTGAGAGGAAGTTGCAAAAGACTGGAAAGTTCAGTTCTCCAGCAAAATCTGCAGCTTCTACC CCAAGAACCCGCTCCAAATCAGTGATCGTGAACAAGGAAATAAGAAAACCATCATCTGAAGCTGTGTCAGGCAAAAAGAAAGGAAGTGACTCCAAACCAACCACCAAGAAGCGGAAGAAAGATTCTGAAGACCACGACTCGCGTGATGATTTCTTTGAGCCAATTAGTTGGAATTAA
- the LOC106304442 gene encoding nuclear-pore anchor, giving the protein MGVKSVCRESSDRKNWDKIFKNLVKWLQTKQDAIESLLKDRKSLEDKLKTKHENWISDVRNYEEQLSLMKREIETMERMQFFETSKSNLLSVLKEKDHSLCNLKLDEAVDEFKDFKAWFDFLTLNTSKENGDSEAAESLEVKIRKLKLEYERLASEKKCEVSDLRRENGFALSHFKCIQSGFTDKLKRKDEEIAQANTKISSLLSFQEQLQSSNHENAEIISSLKAEVAEMKASSIKKDEEISKLSRDLESLKKSRSFTPVLTRCTMHNGSSVGSEVTRKKDKSAASPPNDKEIRSSKRKRVTVSETPKLFTSTFRLPKLKSPSSGAK; this is encoded by the exons ATGGGTGTGAAATCGGTTTGTCGAGAATCTTCGGATAGGAAAAACTGGGACAAAATATTCAAGAATTTGGTCAAATGGCTACAGACGAAACAGGACGCGATCGAATCGCTTCTAAAAGACAGGAAGAGCCTCGAAGACAAGCTCAAGACCAAACACGAAAACTGGATCTCCGATGTTCGGAACTACGAGGAACAACTCTCTCTC ATGAAGAGAGAAATTGAAACGATGGAGAGGATGCAGTTCTTTGAGACCTCTAAATCCAATCTCTTGTCTGTATTAAAGGAAAAAGATCATTCTCTTTGCAATTTGAAATTAG ATGAGGCGGTGGATGAGTTCAAAGACTTCAAGGCTTGGTTTGATTTCCTCACTCTGAACACAAGT AAAGAAAATGGCGACTCGGAAGCTGCAGAATCATTGGAAGTAAAAATCAGGAAGCTGAAGCTAGAGTATGAGAGGCTTGCTTCTGAGAAGAAGTGTGAGGTCTCTGATCTTAGACGAGAGAACGGGTTTGCTTTGAGTCACTTCAAGTGTATCCAAAGTGGGTTCACTGATAAGTTAAAGAGGAAAGATGAGGAGATTGCTCAAGCAAACACGAAGATTTCGAGTCTTTTGTCTTTTCAAGAGCAGCTTCAGTCATCTAACCATGAGAATGCTGAGATTATCTCGAGCTTGAAGGCTGAGGTTGCCGAAATGAAGGCGAGTTCTATTAAGAAAGATGAGGAGATTTCGAAACTCTCAAGGGATCTAGAGTCTTTGAAGAAGTCTCGTAGCTTTACACCGGTTTTAACACGATGCACGATGCACAATGGTAGTAGTGTGGGATCTGAGGTAACAAGAAAGAAAGACAAGTCTGCTGCTTCACCACCAAATGATAAG GAAATTAGAAGCTCAAAGAGGAAAAGAGTGACAGTTTCAGAAACTCCAAAGCTGTTCACTTCAACGTTTAGACTTCCCAAGTTAAAGTCTCCATCTTCTGGAGCCAAATAG